A single genomic interval of Bradyrhizobium japonicum USDA 6 harbors:
- a CDS encoding amidohydrolase family protein has translation MFITPSGEEVFVIDGHTHFWDGSPANQLNVHGKQFIDCFYAYHTSLSPKDKLWPKEQFEKYSADQMYNDLFVDGPDDMAVVQSTYLTEFYKNGFNTIDRNAEMAKKYKDRFIVNGAFDPRDGEKALEYIHYMKETFGIKGVKLYTAEWKGDSRGWKLTDPNAYRCFELCQKLGITNIHVHKGPTIIPLDKDAFDVHDVDHAATDFQGLNFIIEHCGLPRLDDFCWIAVQETNVYGGLAVALPFIHGRPRYFAEVISELLFWVGEDKLLFGSDYAIWTPRWLVEKFWNFELPEDLKQEHGVDLTPQAKRKILGLNAARLYGVDVEAQKAKLGQKAHAAAAE, from the coding sequence ATGTTCATAACTCCCAGCGGCGAGGAAGTGTTCGTCATCGACGGCCATACCCATTTTTGGGACGGAAGTCCGGCGAATCAGCTCAACGTCCACGGCAAGCAGTTCATCGACTGCTTCTACGCCTACCACACCTCGCTCAGCCCGAAGGACAAGCTCTGGCCGAAGGAGCAGTTCGAGAAATACAGCGCCGACCAGATGTACAACGATTTGTTCGTCGACGGTCCTGACGACATGGCGGTCGTTCAGTCGACCTACCTCACAGAGTTCTACAAGAACGGGTTTAACACCATCGATCGCAACGCCGAGATGGCGAAGAAGTACAAGGACCGCTTCATCGTCAACGGCGCCTTCGATCCACGGGATGGCGAGAAGGCGCTCGAGTACATCCACTACATGAAGGAGACGTTCGGCATCAAGGGTGTCAAGCTCTACACCGCCGAGTGGAAGGGTGACTCGCGTGGGTGGAAGCTCACAGACCCCAACGCCTATCGATGCTTTGAACTCTGCCAGAAGCTCGGCATCACCAACATCCATGTTCACAAGGGCCCGACGATCATTCCATTAGACAAGGATGCGTTCGATGTTCACGACGTCGACCATGCCGCGACCGACTTCCAGGGGTTGAACTTCATCATTGAGCACTGCGGTCTGCCGCGCCTCGACGATTTTTGCTGGATCGCGGTACAGGAGACGAACGTCTACGGTGGCCTCGCGGTGGCTCTGCCGTTCATCCACGGACGTCCCCGCTATTTTGCCGAAGTGATCAGCGAATTGCTGTTCTGGGTCGGCGAGGACAAGCTTCTTTTCGGGAGCGATTACGCGATCTGGACGCCGCGCTGGCTGGTCGAGAAGTTCTGGAATTTCGAACTTCCGGAAGATCTGAAGCAGGAGCACGGCGTCGACCTCACCCCGCAGGCAAAGAGAAAGATTCTGGGCCTCAATGCCGCTCGCCTCTACGGAGTCGACGTCGAGGCGCAGAAGGCGAAGCTTGGGCAGAAGGCTCACGCGGCGGCAGCGGAGTAG
- a CDS encoding MmoB/DmpM family protein yields MSVASRSATNQNIFQKMGDLVFEQTISHQCGVTMNDSVEARAIAEFMGKKPNVTVTYQPALIRIDGEGKLIFKMDEISEILGKEMTAEIFEVNTSTHYGRMVRIDDNTVTLFGNMDEVFEYIE; encoded by the coding sequence ATGTCCGTTGCTTCAAGAAGTGCGACCAACCAAAATATCTTCCAGAAAATGGGAGACCTCGTCTTCGAACAGACGATTTCCCATCAGTGCGGCGTCACCATGAATGACAGCGTCGAGGCGCGCGCCATCGCTGAGTTCATGGGGAAGAAGCCGAACGTGACCGTGACTTATCAGCCGGCCCTGATTCGCATCGACGGCGAGGGCAAGCTGATCTTCAAGATGGATGAGATCAGCGAAATCCTCGGGAAGGAAATGACGGCCGAGATTTTCGAAGTGAATACCTCGACCCACTATGGGCGGATGGTGCGCATCGACGACAATACGGTGACGCTGTTCGGCAACATGGACGAGGTCTTCGAATACATCGAGTGA
- a CDS encoding WD40 repeat domain-containing protein, which yields MDTMEAETATLYALLGRHWNVGAPVTDATFDAAGQAVAFALADGSLAIAPLADSEPPKDRYRMALDGGRPTISPRRNPAPPLTKVVISDASLHLASIEPDGFIASDGSQLLHVSASGVTRQAAKLGPPIDLVAPVNAGGVLAASGGSVIYCDSNGDVGWLQERAGGRSSAMAVSPDGRSFAIGADGCLLVRAFGLRPEPTATFALGFISSLAWSPDGSWLAMCVEEAGIVLLRLSDVRTVRMPSYPASVGSLSWSADSRVLATSGAYRMIAWDVLSLDDGSEQPTSLSTGRGGFILVEAVDVHPGRPLIAAGYSDGRVVVARIGHPDELVVKPPGGGAVQALRWSADGQHLAVGTCGGEAAIVTFPPQIFK from the coding sequence ATGGACACGATGGAAGCTGAGACGGCAACGCTCTATGCCTTGCTTGGTCGGCATTGGAACGTGGGTGCGCCCGTTACGGACGCGACCTTCGACGCTGCCGGACAGGCAGTGGCATTCGCGCTTGCCGATGGCTCTTTGGCAATTGCTCCGCTGGCCGATAGCGAACCGCCGAAGGATCGCTATCGTATGGCCTTGGACGGCGGCCGGCCGACGATATCCCCGCGGCGGAATCCGGCCCCGCCGTTGACGAAAGTCGTCATCAGCGATGCCTCTCTTCATCTCGCCTCGATCGAGCCTGATGGCTTCATCGCAAGCGATGGCAGTCAGTTGCTGCACGTGTCGGCGTCCGGTGTCACTCGACAAGCCGCGAAATTAGGGCCCCCGATCGATCTCGTCGCCCCGGTGAACGCTGGCGGCGTTCTGGCTGCCTCCGGCGGGTCGGTCATATATTGCGATTCCAACGGCGATGTCGGATGGCTCCAGGAGCGTGCGGGGGGGCGTTCATCCGCGATGGCCGTTTCGCCGGATGGTCGGAGCTTCGCGATAGGAGCTGACGGTTGTCTGCTTGTGCGTGCCTTCGGACTCCGCCCGGAGCCCACCGCTACATTTGCGTTGGGTTTCATCTCCAGCTTGGCGTGGAGTCCCGATGGAAGCTGGTTGGCAATGTGCGTCGAAGAAGCCGGAATTGTGTTGCTGCGCCTTTCCGATGTGCGCACCGTTCGGATGCCGAGCTATCCTGCAAGCGTTGGATCTCTTTCGTGGAGTGCAGACTCCCGCGTTCTTGCGACGAGCGGGGCCTATCGGATGATCGCATGGGACGTTCTCAGCCTCGACGACGGAAGCGAACAGCCGACGAGCCTCAGCACCGGTCGTGGCGGATTCATCCTCGTCGAGGCGGTCGATGTGCACCCCGGGCGTCCCCTGATCGCGGCAGGGTACAGCGACGGCAGGGTCGTCGTCGCGAGGATCGGACATCCCGACGAATTGGTTGTCAAACCGCCCGGTGGCGGCGCCGTCCAAGCCCTTCGATGGTCCGCCGATGGCCAGCATCTTGCAGTCGGAACCTGCGGCGGAGAAGCGGCGATCGTGACGTTTCCGCCGCAAATCTTCAAGTAA
- a CDS encoding iron-sulfur cluster assembly protein has translation MNALHQHDRKISEVWERLALVTDPELDEPVTELGFVERITVDHVGGVDIVFRLPTYWCSANFAFLMADDMRRAVSSLPWVCEARPQLRDHMVAEQINRGVREGRSFGEALKDFASAGSLDELREKFRRKAFERRQEVMILALRGLGYEDPAICRMNLGAFDTINFGSEEVARQKPRYRELLVERRLADLPADPAFVTYDGAPIKRHEMVSYLQRLRGVRINMEFNSSLCRGLLAVRYRELDEDRAQQTPAPCGGCGSGCVVRSVGSIAMNKHSSALA, from the coding sequence ATGAACGCACTCCATCAGCATGATCGCAAGATCAGCGAAGTGTGGGAGCGCCTCGCGCTGGTCACGGATCCCGAGCTGGACGAACCGGTCACCGAGCTCGGGTTTGTCGAACGGATCACCGTCGATCATGTTGGTGGAGTCGACATCGTGTTTCGCCTGCCGACCTACTGGTGTTCGGCGAACTTCGCGTTCCTCATGGCCGATGACATGCGTCGGGCGGTTTCCTCGTTGCCATGGGTCTGCGAGGCGCGCCCTCAGCTTCGTGACCACATGGTCGCCGAGCAGATCAACCGCGGTGTCCGTGAAGGCAGGTCGTTTGGCGAGGCGCTCAAGGATTTCGCAAGTGCCGGTTCACTTGACGAGCTGCGGGAGAAGTTCCGCCGCAAGGCGTTCGAGCGGCGCCAGGAGGTCATGATCCTGGCGTTGCGCGGGCTGGGTTACGAGGATCCAGCGATCTGCCGGATGAATCTTGGCGCCTTTGATACGATCAACTTCGGCTCGGAAGAAGTTGCGCGCCAGAAGCCGCGTTATCGCGAGCTTCTGGTTGAGCGGCGCCTCGCCGATCTCCCGGCCGACCCCGCCTTTGTCACCTACGATGGGGCCCCAATCAAGCGCCACGAAATGGTCTCGTATCTGCAGCGGTTGCGGGGAGTGCGCATCAATATGGAGTTCAACAGCTCGTTATGTCGGGGCCTTCTTGCTGTGCGCTATCGCGAGCTCGACGAGGATCGCGCGCAGCAGACACCAGCTCCGTGTGGAGGTTGCGGCAGTGGTTGCGTTGTACGGTCTGTCGGATCGATTGCAATGAACAAGCATTCTTCGGCGCTTGCGTGA
- the dusA gene encoding tRNA dihydrouridine(20/20a) synthase DusA: MMDWTDSRCRVFHRHLTRRALLYTEMLTTGAIIHGDRERLLGFDAVEHPVALQLGGSDPRELAQAARIGEEFGYDEINLNVGCPSDRVKDGRFGACLMAEPELVARCVDAMKGAVSIPVTVKCRIGIDDQDPEVALDTLARGVVASGCDALIVHARKAWLNGLSPKENRDIPPLDYDRVYRLKRAMPDVPIIINGGIPGVDEAKAHLEHVDGVMLGRAAYQEPWRLLAVDQDIFGEAAPHATMQDALEAMMPYIEQQLARGTRLHAITRHFVGAFHAVPGARAFRRHLAEQGVKPGAGVDVLRDAIARVGARAPAEAAA, from the coding sequence ATGATGGACTGGACCGATAGCCGCTGTCGGGTGTTCCATCGCCATCTGACGCGGCGGGCGCTGCTCTATACGGAGATGCTGACGACCGGCGCCATCATTCATGGCGACCGGGAGCGGCTGCTCGGGTTCGACGCGGTCGAGCATCCGGTGGCGCTTCAGCTTGGCGGGTCGGATCCGCGCGAGCTCGCACAGGCCGCGCGGATCGGCGAAGAGTTCGGCTATGACGAGATCAACCTCAATGTCGGCTGCCCGTCGGATCGTGTGAAGGATGGCCGCTTTGGAGCCTGCCTCATGGCGGAACCGGAGCTTGTGGCGCGATGTGTCGACGCGATGAAGGGCGCGGTTTCCATTCCCGTCACCGTCAAATGCCGCATCGGCATCGACGATCAGGATCCGGAGGTCGCGCTCGATACGCTTGCGCGCGGAGTGGTCGCCTCAGGCTGCGATGCGCTGATCGTGCATGCCCGCAAGGCCTGGCTCAACGGTCTGTCGCCGAAGGAGAACCGCGACATCCCGCCGCTCGACTATGACCGCGTCTATCGCCTCAAGCGCGCGATGCCTGATGTGCCCATCATCATCAACGGCGGCATCCCCGGTGTCGACGAGGCGAAAGCGCATCTCGAGCACGTCGACGGCGTGATGCTCGGCCGCGCCGCCTATCAGGAGCCATGGCGGCTGCTCGCCGTCGATCAAGACATCTTCGGCGAAGCGGCGCCGCATGCGACGATGCAGGACGCGCTCGAAGCGATGATGCCCTATATCGAGCAGCAGCTTGCGCGGGGCACGCGGCTGCATGCGATCACGCGGCATTTCGTCGGGGCGTTCCACGCCGTGCCCGGCGCGCGCGCCTTTCGCCGCCATCTTGCCGAGCAGGGGGTGAAGCCGGGCGCCGGCGTGGACGTGCTGCGCGATGCGATCGCGCGTGTCGGTGCGCGTGCTCCGGCGGAGGCCGCGGCCTAG
- a CDS encoding sigma-54-dependent Fis family transcriptional regulator produces the protein MAKPPFSLEGYKIPDAAEAEQGRPYDERETNRAWENFLTFGDAKRENALVRGVIEESWQRSIKSGVNAHCKGSSFITSPDDLYELRLKNDDLLGSSAQTFRRVAEVLGDAATMLVITDRNGVVLDVGGDQRTIDAGHDIRLEVGAAWGETVTGTNGIGTALVTGKPVHVHAAEHFSEGIKAWTCVGSPIRSPIDGSIIGIIDFSGPQAIFHRHNVALAVIAANHIELALSEKLRLERIRLLEASISRMPGMGSADGVVILDRFGRVIHHNDMASARWRRIAQSRELNIGSQILPSREGLLGKDLAEGLPEELREQRIEPLVVDGVVKGAMLVLASKPRTNPAASEMLPTTRAALMSAKEAIVGCSEALLEVVQKIERAALGRTAILLEGETGVGKELFARLVHAASQKTGKEPFVAFNCGAVSKELLGGELFGHAPGAYTGATREGRPGRFEFANGGVLSLDEIGEMPMDLQPYLLRVLEERAVYRLGDSKARAVDVRLVASTNRNLKQEVAEGRFRKDLYFRIGVVRFTIPPLRERLGDVEILIDHFNRQFATIYSTQPLRFEAATMELLRRYSWPGNVRELRNLIENLVLMTITGIVTPRDLPEDFLEVTPAQPPSISVQSENRATGSEGDEVARFDEMERRAIERAVANAGGNIAAAAEKLGLSRATLYRKLHQYRSRT, from the coding sequence ATGGCTAAGCCGCCGTTTTCCCTGGAAGGCTACAAAATTCCGGATGCCGCGGAGGCGGAGCAGGGGCGGCCGTACGATGAACGGGAGACCAACAGAGCGTGGGAAAACTTCCTGACGTTTGGAGACGCGAAGCGCGAGAATGCTCTGGTGCGAGGCGTGATCGAAGAATCATGGCAGCGCAGCATCAAGTCGGGAGTCAATGCACACTGCAAGGGCAGCAGCTTCATCACTTCGCCGGATGACCTCTATGAGCTGCGTCTGAAGAATGACGATCTGCTCGGCTCCAGCGCCCAGACTTTCCGCCGCGTCGCGGAAGTGCTTGGAGATGCGGCCACAATGCTCGTCATCACCGACAGGAATGGTGTCGTCCTCGACGTCGGCGGCGATCAACGAACGATCGATGCCGGGCACGATATCCGCCTCGAAGTCGGCGCAGCCTGGGGAGAGACGGTGACCGGGACTAACGGCATTGGCACGGCGCTCGTCACGGGAAAACCGGTTCATGTCCACGCCGCGGAGCATTTTTCCGAGGGCATCAAGGCCTGGACCTGCGTTGGTAGCCCCATTCGTAGCCCGATCGACGGCAGCATCATAGGCATCATCGACTTTTCCGGACCCCAGGCGATCTTTCATCGTCACAATGTCGCGCTGGCGGTGATCGCGGCCAATCATATTGAGCTTGCACTCTCGGAAAAGCTTCGGCTCGAAAGAATACGCCTGCTCGAGGCAAGCATTTCTCGAATGCCAGGGATGGGCAGTGCCGACGGCGTGGTGATCCTGGATCGCTTTGGTCGGGTCATCCATCACAACGATATGGCGTCGGCCCGCTGGCGGCGGATCGCGCAGTCTCGTGAATTGAACATTGGGTCGCAGATCCTTCCAAGTCGCGAAGGCCTGCTGGGCAAAGACTTGGCCGAGGGGTTACCCGAGGAGTTGCGCGAGCAGCGGATCGAGCCACTGGTCGTCGACGGGGTCGTGAAGGGCGCAATGCTCGTGCTTGCTTCGAAGCCGCGGACAAATCCTGCTGCATCCGAAATGTTGCCGACAACCCGCGCAGCCCTGATGTCGGCAAAAGAAGCAATCGTCGGATGTAGCGAGGCATTGCTTGAGGTGGTGCAGAAAATTGAACGAGCCGCGCTCGGCCGGACAGCAATCCTGCTCGAGGGCGAAACGGGCGTCGGCAAGGAACTCTTCGCCCGCCTGGTTCATGCCGCCAGTCAGAAGACGGGCAAGGAGCCTTTTGTTGCCTTCAATTGCGGTGCGGTCTCGAAAGAGTTGCTCGGCGGCGAGTTATTCGGGCATGCACCGGGCGCTTATACCGGCGCCACACGGGAGGGGAGGCCAGGACGATTCGAGTTTGCCAATGGCGGTGTGCTTAGCCTCGACGAGATCGGCGAGATGCCGATGGACCTGCAACCTTACCTGCTCCGTGTGTTGGAAGAGCGTGCGGTGTACAGACTAGGTGACAGCAAGGCGCGTGCGGTGGACGTCCGGCTTGTGGCGTCGACCAATCGGAATCTGAAGCAGGAAGTGGCCGAGGGACGTTTCCGCAAAGATCTGTACTTCCGGATCGGCGTCGTCAGGTTCACCATCCCACCGCTCCGCGAGCGGCTGGGCGATGTCGAGATACTGATCGATCACTTCAACAGACAATTCGCGACGATCTACAGCACCCAGCCGTTGCGCTTCGAGGCGGCCACTATGGAGTTACTGCGCCGCTATTCCTGGCCGGGAAACGTTCGCGAGTTGCGCAATCTGATTGAGAACCTCGTGCTGATGACGATAACCGGCATCGTCACTCCCAGGGACTTGCCAGAGGATTTCTTGGAGGTCACTCCGGCTCAACCTCCCTCAATCTCCGTGCAGTCGGAGAATAGGGCGACGGGATCGGAGGGTGACGAGGTCGCGCGCTTTGACGAGATGGAGCGTCGTGCCATCGAGAGGGCCGTCGCAAACGCCGGCGGCAATATTGCCGCCGCCGCGGAAAAGCTGGGGCTTTCGCGCGCTACGCTATACCGAAAATTGCACCAATACCGTTCCCGAACCTAG
- a CDS encoding outer membrane protein, translating into MTARAALRRTMRALPFAAVFAASSACAADLSPRYAAPSSAYTAPQPVYSWTGLYAGFNAGYAESGDDAFNNLVGISAGKVKGAVGGVQIGYNYQLSPMFVVGIENDFEGGDIKNHDALNSAAVSIPWYMTGRARAGIATMDSRLLFFGTAGLATGELKDGPINKMKMGWTAGGGVEWAFLPKWSAKAEYLYTEFKHDDLPDWNAAKFHTFRVGVNYHFDLLR; encoded by the coding sequence ATGACTGCCAGAGCCGCCTTACGCCGCACGATGCGCGCCCTGCCCTTTGCCGCGGTATTCGCCGCGAGCAGCGCCTGCGCCGCCGACCTGTCGCCGCGCTATGCCGCGCCCTCCTCGGCCTACACGGCGCCGCAGCCGGTGTATTCGTGGACAGGTCTCTATGCGGGCTTCAACGCCGGCTACGCAGAGAGCGGCGACGACGCGTTCAATAATCTCGTCGGCATCAGCGCCGGCAAGGTCAAGGGCGCCGTCGGCGGCGTGCAGATTGGCTACAACTACCAGCTCTCGCCGATGTTCGTGGTCGGCATCGAGAATGACTTCGAGGGCGGCGACATCAAGAACCACGACGCGCTCAACAGCGCCGCGGTGAGCATCCCCTGGTACATGACCGGCCGCGCCCGCGCCGGCATCGCGACGATGGATTCACGGCTGCTGTTCTTCGGGACCGCGGGTCTTGCCACCGGCGAGTTGAAGGACGGGCCGATCAACAAGATGAAGATGGGCTGGACCGCGGGCGGCGGCGTCGAATGGGCGTTCCTGCCGAAATGGTCGGCCAAGGCCGAATATCTCTACACCGAGTTCAAGCACGACGATCTGCCGGACTGGAACGCCGCCAAATTCCACACCTTCCGCGTCGGCGTGAACTATCATTTCGATCTGCTCCGCTGA
- a CDS encoding aromatic/alkene monooxygenase hydroxylase subunit beta, with the protein MTAVQTVSAKSGAAGSAVFPDSDSRRYRYFEPRSKRATHYEDVTVDVQPDPERYLLQDWIISFPNGKGAYTKDNTTALSANWHAFRAPDQEWERTHYQRQSKIEAMVQAVIANGRKSGAPKSFDKAWLKILQNHLGAWKHAEFGLGTSLMQAQRYGYTQMINNATLTNSSYKLRLSQDITLYLAEIGMDIPGFDDTAGKRVWLEDKGWQGTREAIESIMGSADYLEQYFATNIVFEPLVGELFRSGFLMQVASSNGDFITPPVISSAEADYERNLANTIDLMHLLVTDNQHGAHNKKLFQGWVNKHVALANKAAAGLQPIWSQPHSKPVQYADARAQSVERIKKILGELGLVLPKE; encoded by the coding sequence ATGACTGCCGTTCAAACCGTATCAGCCAAATCCGGTGCAGCAGGTTCTGCGGTGTTTCCGGATTCGGATAGCCGCAGATACCGCTATTTCGAACCCCGCAGCAAGCGAGCCACGCACTACGAAGACGTGACAGTCGACGTGCAACCGGATCCGGAACGCTACCTGTTGCAGGACTGGATCATCTCCTTCCCGAACGGCAAGGGCGCATACACCAAGGACAACACCACAGCCCTCAGCGCGAATTGGCATGCGTTCCGCGCCCCGGACCAAGAGTGGGAACGCACGCACTACCAGCGCCAGTCCAAAATCGAGGCCATGGTCCAAGCCGTGATCGCCAACGGTCGCAAGTCCGGGGCGCCGAAGAGCTTCGACAAGGCCTGGCTCAAGATCTTGCAGAACCATCTCGGTGCGTGGAAGCACGCCGAGTTCGGTCTCGGCACGTCGCTGATGCAGGCTCAGCGTTACGGCTACACCCAGATGATCAACAATGCGACGCTGACGAATTCGTCCTACAAGCTTCGCCTTTCACAGGATATTACGCTGTATCTCGCCGAGATCGGAATGGACATTCCGGGCTTCGACGACACGGCCGGCAAGCGCGTCTGGCTGGAAGACAAGGGCTGGCAAGGAACGCGGGAAGCGATCGAGTCGATCATGGGCTCGGCCGACTATCTCGAGCAGTATTTCGCCACCAACATCGTGTTCGAGCCACTGGTCGGCGAATTGTTTCGCAGCGGCTTCCTGATGCAGGTGGCCTCGTCGAACGGCGACTTCATCACGCCGCCGGTGATTTCGTCCGCGGAAGCGGACTACGAGCGCAATCTCGCGAATACGATCGACCTGATGCACCTTCTGGTGACCGACAATCAGCATGGCGCCCACAACAAGAAGCTGTTCCAGGGGTGGGTGAACAAGCATGTCGCGCTCGCGAACAAGGCGGCCGCCGGCCTTCAGCCGATCTGGTCGCAGCCTCATTCGAAGCCGGTGCAGTATGCCGACGCGCGCGCGCAGTCGGTCGAACGCATCAAGAAGATTCTCGGCGAGCTCGGCCTCGTCCTTCCCAAGGAGTGA
- a CDS encoding molecular chaperone GroEL, producing the protein MPKVLLHDIEARRALARGVQKLAAAIESTLGPKGMNAMVDRPIGTPIVSRDGVTIASEIELPDRFENMGAQVVREVSMQTNEVAGDGTTTAMVLANGLIQGGVAALERGAKAVDLCKGIDRAVEVVVESLRSAAIPVSDRDTLQAVATIASTDSHLGGLIAEAVERVGKDGVISSDYGLTTSTTLEVVEGMSFDRGYISHHMVTDAEKMEVVLDQPYILLTDLKIKTPGELSAVRARVAETGKPLVIVAEEIAPEVVVTLLGEGNRGKILVVNPPDYGHWRKAMMDDLAIITGGRVIARELGGKLEETSLADLGTARQARASARETVIIRGGGDDAAIAARRQQVAKQHDLAPPNIEQDKLKERLAKLSGGTAVIFAGGVTPVEQKRTIQLIDDALSAARAAAEEGIVPGGGTALAQCAPVVARALGNINGDLGEGIKLVRETLSRPAAFIARNAGHDAAKVVAELQSSRAGVGFDAANGVFIDMVSAGIVDPVRVTYTALRNAASVATLVLTTNTLVADVPEYLDPTQGPALGGGAEKLGRA; encoded by the coding sequence ATGCCAAAAGTTCTGCTGCATGACATAGAAGCTCGCCGCGCTCTTGCGCGTGGAGTTCAGAAGCTGGCCGCCGCGATCGAATCGACGCTCGGTCCCAAGGGCATGAACGCGATGGTCGACAGGCCGATCGGCACGCCCATCGTATCGCGCGATGGTGTCACCATTGCCTCCGAGATCGAATTGCCGGATCGCTTCGAGAACATGGGCGCGCAGGTGGTGCGCGAGGTCTCGATGCAGACCAACGAGGTCGCCGGCGACGGTACGACGACGGCGATGGTGCTTGCGAACGGTCTCATTCAAGGAGGCGTTGCGGCCCTCGAGCGCGGCGCCAAGGCGGTCGATCTCTGCAAGGGGATCGACCGGGCCGTCGAAGTCGTCGTCGAGAGCCTGAGGAGTGCGGCAATTCCAGTATCGGACCGCGACACGCTACAGGCCGTGGCAACGATTGCGTCGACCGACTCTCATCTGGGCGGTCTGATCGCCGAGGCGGTGGAGCGCGTCGGAAAGGATGGCGTCATCAGTTCCGATTACGGGCTGACGACGAGCACCACGCTCGAGGTCGTCGAGGGCATGTCATTCGACCGTGGCTACATTTCCCACCATATGGTAACGGACGCCGAGAAGATGGAAGTGGTGCTGGATCAGCCCTACATTCTGCTGACGGACCTGAAAATCAAGACGCCGGGCGAGCTGTCAGCGGTGCGCGCGAGGGTCGCGGAGACCGGGAAACCGCTCGTCATCGTTGCCGAAGAGATTGCACCGGAAGTGGTTGTCACGCTGCTTGGCGAAGGCAACCGCGGCAAGATCCTGGTGGTCAATCCGCCCGACTATGGTCACTGGCGCAAGGCCATGATGGACGACCTCGCAATCATAACCGGCGGACGGGTCATCGCCCGCGAGCTCGGGGGAAAGCTGGAAGAGACAAGCCTTGCGGACCTCGGCACTGCGCGGCAGGCTCGGGCCAGTGCGCGCGAGACGGTGATCATCCGCGGCGGCGGGGACGACGCGGCGATCGCCGCGCGTCGTCAGCAGGTAGCCAAGCAGCACGATCTGGCACCGCCGAACATCGAGCAGGACAAGCTCAAGGAGCGCCTGGCTAAACTTTCGGGTGGGACCGCCGTGATCTTCGCGGGCGGCGTCACGCCGGTCGAGCAGAAGCGTACGATCCAGTTGATCGACGATGCGCTCAGTGCTGCGAGAGCCGCGGCCGAGGAGGGGATCGTGCCGGGCGGTGGGACGGCGTTGGCGCAGTGTGCGCCGGTGGTGGCGCGCGCCCTCGGCAACATCAATGGAGACCTGGGTGAAGGCATCAAGCTGGTGCGCGAAACCTTGTCGCGTCCCGCCGCTTTCATCGCCCGAAATGCTGGCCATGATGCAGCGAAAGTTGTGGCCGAGCTGCAAAGTTCGCGGGCCGGGGTCGGGTTCGACGCTGCAAACGGCGTGTTCATCGACATGGTATCGGCCGGCATCGTCGACCCGGTCAGGGTGACGTATACCGCGCTTCGAAACGCCGCTTCCGTGGCCACGCTGGTGCTGACGACCAACACGCTGGTTGCCGATGTGCCGGAGTATCTTGATCCGACGCAGGGACCTGCGTTGGGCGGCGGGGCAGAGAAGCTTGGGCGGGCCTGA